The proteins below come from a single Drosophila kikkawai strain 14028-0561.14 chromosome 3R, DkikHiC1v2, whole genome shotgun sequence genomic window:
- the stg gene encoding M-phase inducer phosphatase has product MLWETIQEETNCSMDCNISNSNSHKLTGTRRARRSLELMAMDHHQEELSFYDDDVVPQDQQRSASPELMGLLSPEGSPQRFQIVRKQHILPAAASATSHTPARNSFRVFNSLSSTCSMESSMDDEYLEMFELESQSQQNAVLGFPSGLNSLISGQIKEQPSTVARSPAGLSMRRPSVRRCLSMTESNTATPPAHLQPPKTPETAARDCFKRPDPPASATCSPIQSKRHRCATEKENCPAPPAQILPSSNPPPLRKCMSLNDAEIMSALARSENRNEPELIGDFSKTYALPLMEGRHRDLKSISSATVARLLQGEFDDQVASYRIIDCRYPYEFEGGHIAGAKNLYTTDQILEEFLSVQQTELQQQQNIESGHKRNIIIFHCEFSSERGPKMSRFLRNLDRERNTNAYPALHYPEIYLLHNGYKEFFESHVDLCQPHAYRTMLDPAYNEAYRHFRAKSKSWNGDGLGGATGRLKKSRSRLML; this is encoded by the exons ATGTTGTGGGAAACCATCCAGGAAGAAACCAACTGCAGTATGGATTGCAATATCAG CAACTCCAATAGCCACAAGCTGACCGGCACCCGTCGCGCCCGTCGCTCGCTGGAATTGATGGCCATGGATCACCATCAGGAGGAGCTGTCGTTCTACGACGACGATGTGGTGCCACAGGATCAGCAGCGATCGGCGAGTCCCGAGCTGATGGGCCTGCTGTCGCCCGAGGGATCGCCACAGCGCTTCCAGATTGTGCGCAAGCAGCACATTCTGCCAGCTGCCGCTTCGGCCACCTCGCACACACCCGCCCGCAACAGCTTCAGAGTCTTCAACAGCCTGTCCTCCACTTGCTCCATGGAGTCGTCCATGGATGATGAGTATCTGGAAATGTTCGAGCTGGAGTCTCAGAGCCAACAGAACGCCGTTCTTGGATTTCCCAGCGGCCTGAACTCGCTGATCAGCGGTCAGATCAAGGAGCAGCCATCGACCGTTGCCCGGTCACCGGCGGGTCTCTCCATGCGTCGTCCTTCGGTGCGCCGCTGTCTCAGCATGACTGAGAGCAACACTGCCACACCACCCGCCCATCTACAGCCACCAAAGACGCCAGAGACTGCTGCCCGCGACTGCTTCAAGCGCCCGGATCCCCCGGCATCCGCCACCTGCTCGCCCATTCAGAGCAAGCGTCATCGCTGCGCCACCGAGAAGGAGAACTGCCCAGCACCGCCCGCTCAGATCCTGCCCAGCAGCAACCCCCCGCCGCTGAGGAAGTGCATGTCGCTGAACGATGCCGAGATCATGTCCGCCTTGGCTCGCTCCGAGAACCGCAACGAACCCGAACTGATTGGTGACTTCAGCAAGACCTACGCCCTGCCCTTGATGGAGGGACGTCACCGGGATCTGAAGAGCATCTCCAGCGCAACGGTGGCTCGCCTGCTACAGGGTGAATTTGACGATCAGGTGGCCAGCTATCGGATCATCGACTGCCGGTATCCGTACGAGTTCGAGGGCGGTCACATCGCCGGCGCCAAGAACCTGTACACCACCGACCAAATCCTCGAGGAGTTTCTCTCCGTCCAACAGActgagctgcagcagcagcagaacatTGAGTCGGGCCACAAGCGCAACATCATCATCTTCCACTGCGAATTCTCGTCGGAGCGTGGCCCGAAAATGTCGCGCTTCCTGCGCAACTTGGATCGCGAGCGGAATACCAATGCCTATCCGGCCCTCCACTACCCGGAGATCTACCTGCTCCACAATGGCTACAAAGAGTTCTTCGAGTCGCATGTGGATCTCTGCCAGCCCCATGCCTACCGCACCATGCTGGATCCCGCCTACAACGAGGCCTACCGTCACTTCCGTGCCAAGTCCAAGTCGTGGAATGGCGATGGCCTGGGCGGAGCCACGGGGCGTCTCAAGAAGTCGCGGTCCAGGCTGATGCTGTAA
- the LOC108075696 gene encoding LOW QUALITY PROTEIN: uncharacterized protein (The sequence of the model RefSeq protein was modified relative to this genomic sequence to represent the inferred CDS: deleted 1 base in 1 codon; substituted 1 base at 1 genomic stop codon) codes for MDNLDYTEEFWNLIGERLYHCNQMSYGFIPLNSFSXGELLLLWFFVVPQEEPMRGSSSLWKTTSRASQEQQEKGRRNHKVVLNKLKKRIGVKKEKAQAQKTPFIASGAANSGLRYDVPRRNTKIPPCYLSQSPEFPTRTGKGQRRKELKTYAKKPH; via the exons ATGGACAATTTGGATTACACAGAGGAATTTTGGAACCTTATAGGAGAACGCCTGTAtcatt GCAACCAAATGAGCTACGGTTTCATTCCGCTGAATTCCTTTTCGTGAGGAgagcttttgttgttgtgg tTTTTTGTTGTGCCGCAGGAAGAACCGATGAGAGGATCATCTTCTTTATGGAAAACAACAAGCAGGGCCAGCCaagaacaacaagaaaaaggaCGCAGAAATCATAAAGTGGTTTTGAACAAGTTAAAAAAGCGCATAGGggtaaagaaagaaaaagctCAAGCCCAAAAAACCCCATTCATAGCGAGCGGTGCGGCCAACAGCGGGTTAAGGTATGATGTTCCAAGGAGAAATACCAAG ATTCCACCGTGTTATTTATCGCAGTCTCCAGAATTTCCGACGAGGACGGGAAAAGGGCAAAGGCGAAAAGAGTTAAAAACGTATGCAAAAAAGCCTCACTAA